A single genomic interval of Streptomyces sp. BA2 harbors:
- a CDS encoding endonuclease/exonuclease/phosphatase family protein has product MPHISRATRPAVRSAAVSTVVATALAAGLLAVSSSSASAADVRVHDIQGTTRLSPLVGQQVTDVTGIVTGVRTYGSKGFWIQDPKADADPATSEGVFVYTGSAALTVKAGDAVRVSGTVGEYVPGGESSGNQSLTQVTKPTVTVESSGNALPAPVTVNAKSVPSAYAPTGDPAAGGSINALPLKPRSYALDLYESLEGMNVRVGTSRVVGATDPYAELWVTVKPHENPNRRGGTVYESYDDQNTGRLQIQQLAPVSERPFPKANVGDALSGGAEGPLDFNRFGGYTLVARTLGEVKDKGLVREKTRRQAKGELAVATYNVENLDPGDPQTKFDALAAAVVSNLASPDILTLEEIQDDNGAKNDGTVSAEATLKKFADAIVAAGGPRYEWRSIAPENNKDGGQPGGNIRNVFLFNPERVSFTDRGDGDATTGTDVVRSSGGRAALTLSPGRIDPANTAWANSRKPLAGEFTFRGRSVIVVANHFGSKGGDEGLTSRHQPPVRSSEVKRLRQAQAVNSFVRDVRKVQKSADVVVVGDVNDFEFSATTAALEEGGALKSAVKSLPRSERYSYVYQGNSQVLDQILTSPGVGNGFAYDSVHINAEFAEQNSDHDPQVLRFRP; this is encoded by the coding sequence ATGCCGCACATATCCCGTGCCACCCGGCCCGCCGTGAGATCCGCCGCCGTCTCCACCGTCGTGGCGACCGCCCTCGCGGCCGGTCTGCTCGCCGTGAGCTCCTCGTCCGCGTCCGCCGCCGACGTGCGCGTCCACGACATCCAGGGCACCACCCGCCTCTCGCCGCTCGTGGGTCAGCAGGTCACGGACGTGACGGGCATCGTGACCGGCGTCCGTACGTACGGTTCGAAGGGCTTCTGGATCCAGGACCCGAAGGCCGACGCCGACCCCGCGACCAGCGAGGGCGTCTTCGTCTACACCGGGTCGGCCGCGCTGACCGTGAAGGCCGGTGACGCGGTCCGCGTCTCCGGGACCGTCGGCGAGTACGTGCCCGGCGGCGAGTCGTCCGGCAACCAGTCCCTGACCCAGGTCACCAAGCCGACGGTCACGGTCGAGTCGTCCGGCAACGCGCTGCCCGCGCCCGTCACGGTGAACGCCAAGTCGGTGCCTTCCGCGTACGCGCCCACCGGCGACCCCGCAGCCGGCGGCAGCATCAACGCACTGCCCCTGAAGCCCCGCTCGTACGCCCTGGACCTGTACGAGTCCCTGGAGGGCATGAACGTACGCGTCGGCACCTCGCGCGTGGTCGGCGCCACGGATCCGTACGCGGAGCTGTGGGTCACCGTGAAGCCGCACGAGAACCCGAACCGGCGCGGCGGCACGGTGTACGAGTCCTACGACGACCAGAACACCGGACGCCTTCAGATCCAGCAGCTGGCCCCGGTCTCCGAGCGGCCCTTCCCGAAGGCGAACGTCGGCGACGCACTGTCCGGTGGCGCCGAAGGGCCCCTGGACTTCAACCGGTTCGGCGGTTACACGCTGGTCGCGCGGACGCTCGGCGAGGTTAAGGACAAGGGCCTGGTGCGGGAGAAGACGCGGCGCCAGGCCAAGGGTGAGCTCGCTGTGGCGACGTACAACGTCGAGAACCTCGACCCCGGTGATCCGCAGACGAAGTTCGACGCGCTTGCCGCGGCCGTCGTCTCGAATCTCGCCTCACCCGACATCCTCACCCTGGAGGAGATCCAGGACGACAACGGCGCGAAGAACGACGGGACCGTCTCGGCGGAGGCGACCCTGAAGAAGTTCGCGGACGCGATCGTCGCCGCGGGCGGGCCGCGGTACGAGTGGCGGTCCATCGCCCCGGAGAACAACAAGGACGGCGGGCAGCCGGGCGGGAACATCCGCAATGTGTTCCTCTTCAACCCCGAGCGTGTCTCCTTCACGGACCGGGGCGACGGGGACGCGACGACGGGCACGGATGTCGTACGTTCCTCCGGCGGACGCGCCGCCCTGACGCTCTCCCCCGGGCGCATCGACCCCGCGAACACCGCGTGGGCGAACAGCCGCAAGCCGCTTGCCGGAGAGTTCACCTTCCGGGGGCGCAGTGTGATCGTGGTCGCCAACCACTTCGGGTCGAAGGGCGGCGACGAGGGCCTCACGTCACGGCACCAGCCGCCGGTGCGGTCGTCGGAGGTGAAGCGGCTCCGGCAGGCGCAGGCGGTGAATTCCTTCGTGCGGGACGTGCGGAAGGTGCAAAAGAGCGCGGACGTGGTGGTCGTGGGGGACGTGAACGACTTTGAGTTCTCGGCGACGACCGCCGCGCTGGAGGAAGGCGGCGCGCTGAAGTCCGCCGTGAAGTCCCTTCCCCGGTCGGAGCGTTACTCGTACGTCTACCAGGGGAACTCCCAGGTCCTCGACCAGATTCTGACGAGTCCGGGAGTGGGCAACGGCTTCGCGTACGACAGCGTGCACATCAACGCCGAGTTCGCCGAGCAGAACAGTGATCACGATCCGCAGGTGCTGCGGTTCAGGCCGTAG
- a CDS encoding SRPBCC family protein, which yields MTAGKEFEIAREFEVDASPAEVWDAFTTGTGGWLWPMAEYEPREGGAAPFGGVVTRWEPPHRLTDRVDDPEGLPPGQTRNQLDRTIEPRDGGRRSWVRYVHSGILTADWDSQYDGATKHTDFYLHTLRQYLTYFTGLPATFTSLEGPAPSTAPGAFTQLGRRLGLPDDAAEGARVRVDAPGEPLDAMVDFRSRHFIGLRTDTALYRFFGRNHFGAPVSISIHDFAPQADAKGTEMAWRDWLLRLYA from the coding sequence ATGACCGCGGGCAAGGAGTTCGAGATCGCGCGGGAGTTTGAGGTCGACGCCTCGCCCGCCGAGGTCTGGGACGCGTTCACCACCGGCACCGGCGGCTGGCTGTGGCCCATGGCGGAGTACGAACCCCGGGAGGGCGGCGCCGCCCCCTTCGGCGGTGTCGTCACCCGCTGGGAGCCACCGCACCGCCTCACCGACCGCGTCGACGACCCCGAAGGCCTCCCGCCGGGCCAGACCCGCAACCAGCTCGACCGCACCATCGAGCCCCGCGACGGCGGCCGCCGCTCCTGGGTCCGCTACGTGCACAGCGGAATCCTCACGGCCGACTGGGACAGCCAGTACGACGGAGCCACCAAGCACACCGACTTCTACCTGCACACCCTGCGCCAGTACCTGACGTACTTCACGGGCCTCCCCGCCACCTTCACCAGCCTCGAAGGACCCGCCCCCTCCACCGCCCCGGGGGCCTTCACCCAGCTGGGCCGGCGCCTGGGCCTCCCTGACGACGCGGCGGAAGGCGCCCGCGTACGCGTGGACGCCCCCGGCGAACCCCTCGACGCGATGGTCGACTTCCGCAGCAGGCACTTCATCGGCCTGCGCACGGACACCGCGCTCTACCGCTTCTTCGGCCGCAACCACTTCGGTGCCCCGGTGAGCATCAGCATCCACGACTTCGCGCCGCAGGCGGACGCCAAGGGCACCGAAATGGCCTGGCGGGACTGGCTGCTCCGGCTCTACGCGTAG
- a CDS encoding antibiotic biosynthesis monooxygenase encodes MKAHVDATTLPDPARADGGLVFLSTWSTGTQERQRATVDAIAEAWGSRPWPHEGLLSYTVYAGADGSTVAHRSHWRDDEAYQDFFAHGRDERNAEIDEAVPGIERLGLHKTRLRDGVARAAGDDRVAGAIVITEGEAEVPEAAPGLISVHFHATTDGERVISYAEWESGEGLPVEGRYHLAYAIEPR; translated from the coding sequence ATGAAGGCACACGTCGACGCCACCACCCTCCCCGACCCGGCCCGCGCGGACGGCGGGCTCGTCTTCCTCAGCACATGGAGCACGGGTACGCAGGAGCGGCAGCGGGCAACGGTCGACGCGATCGCCGAGGCCTGGGGGAGCCGTCCGTGGCCGCACGAGGGGCTGCTCTCGTACACCGTGTACGCCGGTGCGGACGGCTCGACGGTGGCGCACCGCTCGCACTGGCGGGACGACGAGGCGTACCAGGACTTCTTCGCCCACGGCAGGGACGAGCGGAACGCCGAGATCGACGAGGCCGTGCCGGGCATCGAACGCCTTGGCCTGCACAAGACGCGGCTGCGGGACGGGGTGGCGCGGGCGGCCGGCGACGACCGGGTGGCCGGGGCGATCGTGATCACCGAGGGCGAGGCGGAAGTTCCGGAGGCGGCGCCGGGCCTCATCTCCGTCCACTTCCACGCGACGACGGACGGCGAGCGGGTGATCAGTTACGCGGAGTGGGAGAGCGGGGAAGGGCTGCCCGTGGAGGGCAGGTACCACTTGGCTTATGCGATCGAACCGCGCTGA
- a CDS encoding SGNH/GDSL hydrolase family protein, giving the protein MTTHSYARYVALGDSQTEGVGDGDETHGYRGWADRLAEILAEGNPEFGYANLAVRGRLTARIKAEQLAPALALRPDLVTVMAGMNDLVRPGFDATRVARDIEDMFTELTAAGARVATVTFPDIGRISPLARRALPRVLDLNARIRAAADRHGVVVLDTFPHRVTTDPRLWSTDRLHASPLGHARIAAGMADALGIPGHEDWIRPLLPPPPPVSTLRAVAAEAAWFGGFMGPWLWRRVRGRSSGDGCEAKRPELVPVASPERA; this is encoded by the coding sequence ATGACGACGCATTCGTACGCACGCTATGTCGCGCTCGGCGACAGCCAGACGGAAGGGGTCGGCGACGGCGACGAGACCCACGGCTACCGCGGCTGGGCCGACCGGCTCGCCGAGATCCTGGCCGAGGGGAACCCGGAGTTCGGGTACGCGAACCTCGCGGTACGGGGCAGGCTGACCGCCCGCATCAAGGCGGAGCAACTGGCACCGGCCCTCGCGCTGCGCCCGGACCTGGTCACGGTCATGGCGGGCATGAACGACCTGGTGCGCCCCGGCTTCGACGCGACCCGAGTGGCACGCGACATCGAGGACATGTTCACCGAGCTGACCGCGGCGGGCGCGCGCGTGGCCACGGTGACGTTCCCGGACATCGGGCGGATCTCGCCTCTCGCGCGCAGGGCGCTGCCCCGCGTCCTCGACCTGAACGCCCGCATCCGCGCGGCGGCGGACCGCCACGGGGTCGTCGTCCTGGACACGTTCCCGCACCGGGTCACCACGGACCCCCGCCTGTGGAGCACCGACCGCCTGCACGCGAGTCCGCTGGGGCACGCCCGGATCGCCGCCGGCATGGCGGACGCGCTCGGCATCCCCGGCCACGAGGACTGGATACGGCCGCTGCTGCCCCCGCCGCCTCCGGTCTCCACGCTGCGGGCGGTGGCGGCGGAGGCGGCGTGGTTCGGGGGGTTCATGGGCCCGTGGTTGTGGCGACGCGTCAGAGGGCGCTCGTCGGGCGACGGGTGCGAGGCGAAGCGCCCGGAACTCGTCCCGGTGGCCTCTCCTGAACGGGCTTGA
- the dapA gene encoding 4-hydroxy-tetrahydrodipicolinate synthase has product MTSPSSAPPPLGRALCAMVTPFTDDGLLDLDGAQLLAERLVADGCDGLVLSGTTGESPTTSDSEKAALVRAVAEAVGDRASIVAGVGSYATRHTVEMALQAEKAGADALLVVTPYYSKPPQDAVEAHFLEVADASGLPLALYDIPGRTGTRIEPETMLRLAEHPRIVAVKDCAYDLMGTQKVMSRTDLAYYSGCDEFILALYAVGGAGYISTVANVVPRQLRSIVDAFDAGDTARARQLQQQAMELIELMMGKGLPGTVTSKALLGALGLPGGPVRAPLRPAGREATDGLVAAYEALR; this is encoded by the coding sequence ATGACCTCACCCTCATCAGCGCCTCCTCCCCTCGGCCGCGCCCTCTGCGCGATGGTCACGCCCTTCACGGACGACGGTCTGCTCGACCTCGACGGCGCCCAGCTGCTCGCCGAGCGCCTGGTGGCCGACGGCTGCGACGGGCTCGTGCTCTCCGGCACCACCGGCGAGTCCCCCACCACGTCAGACAGCGAGAAGGCCGCGCTCGTGCGCGCCGTCGCCGAGGCCGTCGGCGACCGGGCCTCGATCGTCGCGGGCGTCGGAAGCTACGCCACCCGGCACACCGTCGAGATGGCGCTGCAGGCCGAAAAGGCGGGCGCGGACGCCCTGTTGGTGGTCACGCCCTACTACAGCAAGCCGCCGCAGGACGCCGTCGAGGCGCACTTCCTGGAGGTCGCCGACGCGTCGGGGCTCCCGCTCGCGCTGTACGACATCCCGGGGCGCACCGGGACGCGTATCGAGCCGGAGACGATGCTGCGCCTCGCGGAGCATCCGCGGATCGTCGCCGTGAAGGACTGCGCGTACGACCTGATGGGCACCCAGAAGGTCATGTCACGGACCGACTTGGCGTACTACTCGGGCTGCGACGAGTTCATCCTCGCGCTGTACGCGGTGGGCGGCGCGGGCTACATCAGCACGGTGGCCAACGTCGTGCCGCGGCAACTCCGGTCCATCGTCGACGCGTTCGACGCGGGCGACACGGCGCGGGCACGGCAGCTCCAGCAACAGGCCATGGAGCTCATCGAGTTGATGATGGGAAAGGGCCTTCCGGGCACGGTCACCTCCAAGGCGCTGCTCGGTGCGCTCGGTCTTCCCGGCGGCCCGGTCCGCGCACCGCTGCGGCCCGCCGGCCGCGAGGCGACCGACGGGCTTGTTGCGGCGTACGAGGCGCTCCGGTAG
- a CDS encoding WD40 repeat domain-containing protein, whose product MKVEELVRASLREQADDGVRPPAGFADRVLTVRRRRRTRAIAGLAVATAAVVAAAVGVPALDGGGEDVRPASERQPGDVVAHPDQSPPRDLIAAGNTALAAFYTTRTTDQPDGDKLMTRTYGLLDQKTGKYEKAPKKWAWIDVAPGMRTAAVLEGELPARRIGLLNLITGKVERWIPVNHQVAGVSWSPDGSKLVATAYSKNPDRLIDLPDDLPDNDPQPHGSRTGFFVVDASSGDVGAFRELPQKTAGDFGFFDGNPREDLRWSRDGKLLYVQLATGADGENRAWYTLKGDKTKAPAAERYAGWPEAGLSPDGKLLASNGDAKGSPVLDPRTGKEITTVPGQQLLAWADNKRIIAWGCDPEKCGGKGEFRNQLLLVTVGSKKVVPLSDFRKASDAYPGRWSPMFAAR is encoded by the coding sequence GTGAAGGTCGAAGAGCTGGTCCGCGCGTCGCTCCGGGAGCAGGCGGACGACGGCGTACGGCCCCCGGCCGGTTTCGCCGACCGGGTGCTGACCGTGAGGCGGCGCCGCAGGACCCGGGCCATCGCGGGCCTCGCGGTCGCCACGGCCGCGGTGGTGGCCGCCGCGGTGGGCGTTCCCGCGCTCGATGGGGGCGGCGAGGACGTACGCCCGGCGAGCGAAAGGCAGCCCGGCGATGTCGTCGCCCACCCCGACCAGTCACCGCCCCGCGACCTGATCGCGGCGGGGAACACCGCGCTCGCCGCGTTCTACACGACCAGGACCACCGATCAGCCGGACGGCGACAAGCTCATGACCCGCACCTACGGGCTGCTCGACCAGAAGACCGGGAAGTACGAGAAGGCGCCCAAGAAGTGGGCCTGGATCGATGTCGCGCCCGGCATGCGGACCGCCGCCGTCCTGGAGGGCGAACTCCCCGCGAGGCGCATCGGCCTCCTCAACCTGATCACCGGCAAGGTGGAGCGCTGGATCCCGGTGAACCACCAGGTGGCGGGCGTCAGTTGGTCCCCGGACGGCAGCAAGCTGGTCGCCACCGCGTACAGCAAGAACCCCGACCGGCTGATCGACCTGCCCGACGACCTGCCCGACAACGACCCCCAGCCGCACGGCAGTCGCACCGGGTTCTTCGTCGTCGACGCCTCGTCGGGCGACGTCGGTGCCTTCCGTGAGCTGCCCCAGAAGACCGCGGGCGACTTCGGCTTCTTCGACGGGAACCCGCGCGAGGACCTGCGCTGGAGCCGTGACGGCAAGCTGCTCTACGTACAGCTGGCGACGGGTGCCGACGGCGAGAACCGCGCCTGGTACACCCTGAAGGGCGACAAGACGAAGGCGCCCGCGGCCGAGCGGTACGCGGGCTGGCCCGAGGCGGGCCTGTCGCCCGACGGCAAGCTGCTCGCCAGTAACGGCGACGCCAAGGGCTCACCGGTCCTCGACCCGAGGACCGGCAAGGAGATCACCACGGTGCCGGGGCAGCAGCTGCTCGCCTGGGCCGACAACAAGCGGATCATCGCCTGGGGCTGCGACCCCGAGAAGTGCGGCGGCAAGGGCGAGTTCCGCAACCAGCTCCTGCTGGTGACGGTCGGCAGCAAGAAGGTCGTGCCGCTCAGTGACTTCCGCAAGGCGTCCGATGCCTATCCGGGACGCTGGAGCCCCATGTTCGCCGCCCGCTGA
- a CDS encoding SigE family RNA polymerase sigma factor, whose product MDAQAQESFREFVETRTSALLKTAVLLSGGDRHAAEDLLQNALVKAAGRWHRIDDPEAYVRQILYRQQVSRWRLKWPRRELAVAEPPESAVRDGAGAAELRIVMRAALARLTTRQRTVLVLRYFEDLPEADVARLLGCSVGTVRSTTHRSLAKLRGLAPELAALDGPDPGTGRQPSRDHSPVSPVSPVSSVEVQQ is encoded by the coding sequence ATGGATGCGCAGGCACAGGAGAGCTTCCGGGAGTTCGTGGAGACCCGGACGTCGGCGCTGCTGAAGACCGCCGTCCTGCTCAGCGGCGGCGACCGGCACGCGGCCGAGGATCTGCTGCAGAACGCGCTGGTCAAGGCCGCGGGCCGCTGGCACAGGATCGACGACCCGGAGGCGTACGTCCGGCAGATCCTCTACCGGCAGCAGGTCAGCCGCTGGCGCCTGAAGTGGCCGCGGCGCGAACTGGCCGTCGCCGAGCCGCCGGAGAGCGCCGTACGGGACGGCGCGGGCGCCGCCGAGCTGCGGATCGTGATGCGGGCCGCGCTCGCCCGGCTCACCACGCGGCAGCGCACCGTACTGGTCCTGCGCTACTTCGAGGATCTGCCGGAGGCCGACGTGGCCCGGCTCCTGGGCTGCTCCGTCGGCACCGTGCGCAGCACCACGCACCGCTCGCTGGCCAAGCTGCGCGGTCTCGCCCCCGAACTGGCGGCGCTCGACGGGCCGGACCCCGGCACGGGCCGGCAGCCGTCCCGTGACCACTCGCCCGTGTCGCCCGTTTCGCCCGTGTCGTCCGTGGAGGTACAACAGTGA
- the dapD gene encoding 2,3,4,5-tetrahydropyridine-2,6-dicarboxylate N-succinyltransferase → MTDTNASRTTGAVAAGLATVTADGTVLDTWFPAPELVAEAGPAGTERLTAERAVQLLGEGAAKAIGQDARRGVETIAVRTVIASLDEKPVDAHDVYLRLHLLSHRLVKPHGVNLDGQFAFLANVAWTSLGPVAVDDVEKVRLNARAEGLHLAVTSVDKFPRMTDYVAPKGVRIADADRVRLGAHLAEGTTVMHEGFVNFNAGTLGTSMVEGRISAGVVVGDGSDIGGGASTMGTLSGGGNVRIVIGERCLIGAEAGVGIALGDECVVEAGLYVTAGSRVTMPDGQIVKARELSGASNILFRRNSVTGAVEARPNNAVWGGLNDVLHSHN, encoded by the coding sequence ATGACCGACACGAACGCTTCCCGCACCACCGGCGCCGTCGCCGCAGGCCTCGCCACCGTCACCGCCGACGGCACCGTCCTCGACACCTGGTTCCCCGCGCCCGAGCTCGTCGCCGAAGCGGGCCCCGCAGGCACCGAGCGGCTCACCGCCGAGCGCGCCGTGCAGCTGCTCGGCGAGGGCGCGGCCAAGGCCATCGGCCAGGACGCCCGCCGTGGCGTGGAGACCATCGCCGTACGTACGGTCATCGCGTCCCTCGACGAGAAGCCGGTGGACGCCCACGACGTCTACCTGCGCCTGCACCTGCTCTCGCACCGCCTGGTCAAGCCGCACGGCGTGAACCTCGACGGCCAGTTCGCCTTCCTGGCCAACGTCGCCTGGACCTCGCTCGGCCCGGTCGCCGTCGACGACGTCGAGAAGGTCAGGCTCAACGCCCGCGCCGAGGGCCTGCACCTCGCCGTGACCTCCGTCGACAAGTTCCCGCGCATGACGGACTACGTCGCCCCGAAGGGCGTCCGCATCGCCGACGCCGACCGCGTGCGGCTCGGCGCGCACCTCGCCGAGGGCACGACCGTCATGCACGAGGGCTTCGTGAACTTCAACGCGGGCACGCTCGGCACCTCCATGGTCGAGGGCCGCATCTCCGCCGGTGTCGTCGTCGGTGACGGCTCCGACATCGGCGGCGGCGCCTCCACGATGGGCACCCTCTCCGGCGGCGGCAACGTCCGTATCGTCATCGGCGAGCGCTGCCTGATCGGCGCCGAGGCGGGCGTCGGCATCGCGCTCGGCGACGAGTGCGTCGTCGAGGCCGGGCTCTACGTCACCGCCGGGTCCCGCGTGACCATGCCCGACGGGCAGATCGTCAAGGCCCGCGAGCTCTCCGGCGCCTCGAACATCCTCTTCCGCCGCAACTCGGTCACCGGCGCCGTCGAGGCCCGCCCGAACAACGCGGTGTGGGGCGGCCTGAACGACGTGCTGCACAGCCACAACTGA
- a CDS encoding TetR/AcrR family transcriptional regulator produces MARRYDPERRQRIIDAAIRVVADKGIGGLSHRSVAAEADVPLGSTTYHFKTLDELMVAALRQANEGFAKVVAARGAFDDPRADLADDLAAMLGEWFAGDRTELELEYELYLAALRKPALRPVAAECGDGFAEVLRRRTDPVTAQALVALVDGISLQVLLTGARYDEAYAREVFNRLLPAKGADGTAREPGP; encoded by the coding sequence ATGGCCCGCCGGTACGACCCCGAGCGGCGCCAGCGGATCATCGACGCCGCGATCCGGGTGGTGGCGGACAAGGGGATAGGCGGGCTCAGCCATCGCTCGGTCGCCGCGGAGGCCGATGTGCCGCTCGGTTCGACCACGTACCACTTCAAGACACTCGACGAGCTGATGGTGGCCGCGCTGCGGCAGGCCAACGAGGGCTTCGCCAAGGTCGTCGCCGCGCGCGGTGCGTTCGATGACCCGCGGGCCGATCTCGCCGACGATCTTGCCGCCATGCTCGGGGAGTGGTTCGCGGGCGACCGCACCGAGCTTGAGCTGGAGTACGAGCTCTATCTGGCCGCCCTGCGCAAGCCCGCGCTGCGCCCCGTCGCCGCCGAGTGCGGCGACGGGTTCGCCGAGGTACTGCGGCGGCGCACCGACCCCGTCACCGCGCAGGCGCTCGTCGCGCTCGTGGACGGCATCTCTCTGCAGGTGCTGCTCACTGGCGCGCGGTACGACGAGGCGTACGCCCGCGAGGTGTTCAACCGGCTCCTGCCGGCGAAGGGGGCGGACGGTACCGCGCGGGAGCCCGGACCCTGA